From a region of the Lentilactobacillus curieae genome:
- a CDS encoding VOC family protein, with protein MMQTHHISLLTKDAKQNIDFYTRVMGLRLIKNTVNQENIKVRHLFYGDYLGTPGSVVTFFALPLLGQRTDAKHFFNGFRLSIPEGSVDFWKERLSSEGLKVTETATGLMFDDPEEIPVELVTSKLKLVGYQVVPENGIPAEFQVTKLLGTDLHIPDPDKTADFFHEWLGLNVNDNVVELEDNQSIKLFKTETEDKSRFGRGSIDHFALAVKDVDELEMFYQRAKNQHQNIEEYIDRGWFKSLYVRDPGDNRIELATMGPGFSLDEPILTMGSSLGLPPAFEGKRQEIMDYYAKSNVNFADKN; from the coding sequence ATTATGCAAACTCATCACATTTCTTTACTAACCAAAGACGCAAAACAAAATATTGATTTTTATACTAGGGTCATGGGATTGCGTTTGATAAAAAATACAGTTAATCAAGAGAACATCAAGGTTCGTCATCTGTTTTACGGTGACTATTTAGGAACTCCTGGCAGTGTAGTGACTTTCTTTGCGCTGCCTTTATTAGGCCAAAGGACTGACGCTAAGCACTTTTTTAATGGATTCCGGTTATCTATCCCCGAAGGTAGCGTTGATTTTTGGAAGGAAAGATTGTCATCTGAGGGGCTTAAAGTAACTGAGACGGCAACTGGGTTGATGTTTGATGACCCAGAAGAGATTCCCGTTGAACTAGTTACTAGTAAGTTGAAATTGGTGGGTTATCAAGTAGTTCCTGAAAATGGTATTCCCGCAGAATTTCAGGTAACCAAGCTTTTGGGAACTGATTTGCACATTCCTGATCCCGACAAAACTGCGGATTTTTTTCATGAATGGTTAGGGCTAAATGTAAATGATAATGTTGTTGAATTAGAAGATAACCAAAGTATTAAACTTTTTAAGACTGAAACAGAGGATAAATCTCGGTTTGGTAGGGGCAGTATCGATCATTTTGCGTTGGCTGTGAAAGATGTGGATGAACTTGAAATGTTCTACCAGAGAGCAAAAAATCAGCACCAGAACATTGAAGAGTATATTGATCGCGGTTGGTTCAAGAGCTTGTATGTTCGCGACCCGGGAGATAATCGAATTGAGTTGGCAACGATGGGGCCGGGCTTTAGCCTCGATGAACCAATTTTAACCATGGGTAGTTCACTTGGGTTGCCACCGGCATTTGAGGGAAAGCGTCAAGAAATTATGGATTACTATGCAAAGTCGAACGTTAATTTTGCAGATAAAAATTAA
- a CDS encoding gluconeogenesis factor YvcK family protein: MYNALNSHQPKVVVIGGGTGLPVILKNLKNHHVDITAVVTVADDGGSSGVIRDYINVVPPGDIRNVIAALSELPQTVLDLFQYRFNSKDQFFAGHAIGNLIIAALSEMENGIFDAVQYLSKAMQVDGHIYPAANEPLELNAEFTDGTTMKGESEITAADKMIKRVWVETHDKKHEPQAVQQVIDAILDADQIVIGPGSLFTSILPNLMIKNVGQAILESQADVVYICNIMTQKGETDNFTEADHVRVLNEHLGKNFVNTVLVNNREVPSEYIDHQRWNEISQPVKHDFNGLREMGCRVISADFLELKERGAFHNGQEVADELMNLIGRPNE; this comes from the coding sequence ATGTATAACGCGTTGAATAGTCACCAACCTAAAGTAGTTGTGATTGGTGGAGGAACTGGGTTACCAGTAATTTTAAAAAATTTAAAAAACCATCATGTCGATATAACTGCAGTGGTTACGGTGGCAGATGACGGGGGATCTTCGGGTGTAATCCGAGATTACATTAACGTTGTTCCACCTGGAGATATCCGAAATGTAATTGCGGCACTTTCTGAGTTGCCACAAACGGTGCTTGATTTGTTTCAATATCGTTTTAACAGTAAGGACCAATTTTTTGCTGGACACGCAATTGGAAACCTAATAATTGCGGCACTCTCTGAGATGGAAAATGGTATTTTTGATGCTGTTCAATACCTTAGTAAGGCGATGCAAGTTGATGGGCATATCTATCCAGCCGCTAACGAGCCGTTAGAGTTAAATGCAGAGTTTACCGATGGCACCACAATGAAGGGTGAATCGGAAATTACTGCAGCGGATAAGATGATTAAACGGGTGTGGGTTGAAACTCATGATAAAAAGCATGAGCCTCAAGCTGTGCAACAAGTAATCGATGCAATTTTAGATGCGGATCAAATTGTTATTGGACCCGGAAGTTTGTTTACTAGCATTTTGCCTAATTTAATGATCAAAAATGTAGGTCAGGCGATTCTAGAGTCTCAAGCTGATGTTGTGTACATCTGTAACATTATGACCCAAAAGGGTGAGACTGATAACTTCACTGAAGCTGACCATGTGCGTGTTTTAAATGAGCATTTAGGCAAAAACTTCGTTAATACGGTTCTGGTAAATAATCGTGAGGTACCTAGCGAGTACATTGATCACCAACGTTGGAACGAAATTTCTCAACCAGTTAAGCACGACTTTAACGGTCTCAGAGAGATGGGGTGTCGTGTGATTTCCGCTGACTTTTTGGAATTAAAGGAACGCGGTGCGTTTCATAATGGTCAAGAAGTAGCTGATGAACTAATGAATTTAATTGGCAGACCCAACGAATAA
- the clpP gene encoding ATP-dependent Clp endopeptidase proteolytic subunit ClpP: protein MEKKEAFSMNLVPTVIEQSSNGERAYDIYSRLLKDRIIMLSGEINDDMANAIIAQLLFLDAQDSEKDIYLYINSPGGVITSGMAIYDTMNFIKADVQTIVMGMAASMASVLASSGTKGKRFALPHSQVLIHQPLGGAQGQQTEIEIAAEEILKARKMINQLLADNSGQSIEQINKDTDRDHYLTAQQAVDYGLLDGIMKSSNEQK from the coding sequence ATAGAAAAAAAGGAGGCATTCTCAATGAACTTAGTGCCAACCGTTATTGAACAATCATCAAACGGAGAACGCGCCTATGATATCTACTCTCGTTTATTAAAGGATAGAATCATCATGTTATCGGGTGAAATTAACGATGATATGGCAAACGCGATCATTGCGCAACTATTATTCTTAGATGCTCAAGACTCTGAAAAAGATATTTACCTTTACATCAACTCTCCAGGTGGTGTAATCACATCTGGAATGGCTATCTATGACACAATGAACTTCATCAAAGCTGACGTTCAAACAATCGTTATGGGTATGGCCGCATCAATGGCCTCTGTATTGGCTTCATCAGGAACTAAGGGTAAGCGTTTTGCATTGCCTCACTCTCAAGTCCTTATTCACCAACCACTTGGTGGTGCTCAAGGTCAACAGACTGAGATTGAAATTGCTGCTGAAGAAATTCTCAAGGCTCGTAAGATGATCAACCAACTTTTGGCTGACAATTCTGGCCAATCAATTGAGCAAATTAATAAAGACACTGATCGTGACCATTACTTAACAGCGCAACAAGCCGTTGATTATGGTTTGCTTGATGGCATTATGAAGTCAAGTAACGAACAAAAGTAG
- a CDS encoding MucBP domain-containing protein codes for MKNFVLLSVGLMSMSVVMSGVRPVLADTTYPAEVVSSSEKLAFQWETHVFAYNTDGSKEELEVKSIDAEKRVRIGDVEKPTPVLGYQLLSTDPVKVLKREGDFAKARRDVAYKKALVTLKFVDNSGNEIVKPLVLDRGTVNGRIVLPEIAKISGYTLSNEAELPTKITKTDMKLTLVYSKDKSESKPEVELPKEEVKPDVEDHNKENPAADVDEPKVKDEGSQAGDDVQTKEEGTGTDLKPDTKEEGTGTDLKPDTKEEGTGTDLKPDTKEEGTGTDLKPDTKEEGTGVDLKPDTKEEGTGADLKPDTKEEGTDAELLPESKDEGTQIGSNKESKDSESQTESEKNVVTKDNSSQTDLVNSNIVTNVKNDYPYQIIGKTTGGQTLFTETINQNNQTKLLNTDIKGYHVVGSELVNGNLTLFFAPKSVFVIVTSIDEKGSILRQDKSSMVFGDRFKYVPANILGYRVLDAEIDKIIDEQGIIEYTVHYQSKNTRQSKKATKKQSSKRVVKANRHKKGKPKSTSHKRAVKKNRSKKITKNKLIKKGGHHRVRSVHRHK; via the coding sequence GTGAAAAATTTTGTTTTATTATCAGTAGGGTTAATGTCAATGTCAGTGGTTATGAGTGGTGTTAGACCAGTGCTAGCTGATACAACATATCCCGCAGAGGTTGTTAGTTCCTCAGAGAAGCTTGCTTTTCAGTGGGAAACGCATGTGTTTGCTTACAATACTGATGGTTCTAAAGAAGAACTCGAGGTGAAATCAATAGATGCTGAAAAGCGAGTAAGAATTGGTGATGTTGAGAAGCCTACCCCAGTTCTTGGATATCAATTACTCAGTACAGACCCAGTTAAGGTATTAAAACGAGAGGGTGATTTTGCTAAAGCGAGACGTGACGTTGCCTATAAAAAAGCTTTGGTAACTTTAAAATTTGTAGACAATTCTGGAAATGAAATTGTTAAACCACTTGTTTTAGATAGAGGCACAGTGAATGGCCGAATTGTGTTACCAGAGATAGCCAAAATTTCTGGATATACTTTGAGTAATGAGGCTGAATTGCCAACCAAAATTACAAAGACGGATATGAAATTAACATTGGTATACTCAAAGGATAAATCAGAATCCAAACCTGAGGTAGAATTGCCAAAAGAGGAAGTAAAGCCAGACGTTGAAGATCATAATAAAGAAAATCCAGCGGCGGATGTAGATGAACCCAAGGTTAAGGATGAAGGTTCTCAAGCGGGAGACGACGTTCAAACTAAGGAAGAAGGTACTGGAACTGACTTGAAGCCAGATACCAAGGAAGAAGGTACTGGAACTGACTTGAAGCCAGATACCAAGGAAGAGGGTACTGGAACTGACTTGAAGCCAGATACCAAGGAAGAGGGTACTGGAACTGACTTGAAGCCAGATACCAAGGAAGAGGGTACTGGAGTAGACTTGAAGCCAGATACCAAGGAAGAGGGTACTGGAGCAGACTTAAAACCCGACACCAAGGAAGAAGGTACAGATGCGGAATTGCTACCAGAATCTAAGGATGAAGGTACTCAAATCGGAAGTAACAAAGAAAGCAAGGATTCAGAAAGTCAAACTGAATCAGAAAAAAATGTGGTAACTAAGGATAATAGTTCGCAAACTGATTTGGTTAACTCAAATATTGTTACGAATGTAAAAAACGATTATCCATATCAAATTATCGGTAAAACTACTGGTGGCCAGACTTTGTTTACTGAAACAATCAATCAAAATAATCAAACAAAGTTGCTGAATACCGATATCAAAGGCTACCACGTTGTCGGTAGTGAACTTGTAAATGGCAACCTAACTTTATTTTTTGCACCTAAAAGCGTGTTTGTAATCGTTACTTCCATTGACGAAAAGGGAAGCATTTTACGACAAGATAAAAGCAGCATGGTGTTTGGAGACAGATTTAAATATGTTCCAGCTAATATTTTGGGTTACAGAGTATTAGATGCTGAAATTGACAAGATTATTGATGAGCAAGGAATCATTGAGTATACAGTTCATTATCAAAGTAAAAATACTCGTCAATCTAAAAAGGCAACTAAAAAGCAAAGTAGTAAAAGAGTTGTAAAAGCGAATAGACATAAAAAAGGCAAACCAAAATCTACTAGTCATAAACGAGCAGTGAAGAAAAATCGTAGCAAAAAAATCACTAAGAATAAATTAATTAAAAAGGGTGGCCATCATCGAGTTCGTTCTGTACACCGCCACAAGTAG
- a CDS encoding phosphoglycerate kinase yields MAKLTVSDLDLEGKKVLMRVDFNVPIKDGVIGDDNRIQAALPTINFVLDHGGKAVLFSHLGRIKKEDDKKDLSMRPVAERLSNLLNKPVIFVPVTEGAQLEEAIDKMDNGSVLLFENTRYEDVVNGEYVKRESGNDAKLGEYWASLGDEFVNDAFGTAHRSHASNAGIAEAMHKDGKPVAAGFLMEKEIQFLGEAVNSPKRPFVAILGGAKVSDKIGVIDNLLDKADKIIIGGGMTYTFYAAKGIKIGNSLVEEDKIDVAKSILEKGGDKIVLPSDNVVAESFSNDANHKVVEGDIDDGWMALDIGPKSVEEFEAVLKDAKTVVWNGPMGVFEMENFAKGTLEVGQFLGGLTEATTIVGGGDSTAAVKQLGVSDKLTHISTGGGASLEYLEGKTLPGIAAIDNK; encoded by the coding sequence TTGGCAAAACTTACAGTTTCTGACCTTGATCTCGAGGGCAAAAAAGTTTTAATGCGGGTTGATTTTAACGTTCCAATTAAAGACGGTGTTATCGGCGATGACAACCGTATTCAAGCTGCATTACCAACAATTAACTTTGTATTAGACCACGGTGGAAAGGCAGTATTGTTCTCTCACCTTGGCAGAATTAAAAAAGAAGATGACAAGAAGGATCTTTCAATGCGTCCAGTTGCTGAAAGACTTTCAAACTTGTTAAACAAGCCAGTTATCTTTGTACCTGTTACTGAAGGTGCTCAACTTGAAGAAGCGATTGACAAAATGGACAACGGTAGTGTTCTCTTATTTGAAAACACCCGTTATGAAGATGTTGTTAACGGCGAATACGTTAAGCGCGAATCAGGTAACGATGCAAAGCTTGGCGAATACTGGGCTTCATTAGGTGACGAATTTGTCAACGATGCATTTGGTACTGCTCATAGATCTCATGCATCAAATGCCGGTATTGCTGAAGCAATGCATAAAGATGGCAAACCAGTTGCTGCTGGTTTCTTAATGGAAAAAGAAATCCAATTCTTGGGTGAAGCAGTTAACAGTCCGAAACGTCCATTTGTTGCCATTTTAGGTGGTGCCAAAGTTTCTGATAAGATTGGTGTTATCGACAACTTGCTCGATAAAGCTGATAAGATCATTATCGGTGGTGGAATGACTTATACATTCTATGCTGCTAAGGGTATTAAGATTGGTAACTCACTTGTTGAAGAAGACAAGATTGACGTTGCTAAGAGCATTCTTGAAAAGGGTGGCGACAAAATCGTGCTACCTTCTGACAACGTTGTTGCTGAAAGTTTCAGTAACGATGCCAACCACAAAGTCGTTGAAGGCGACATTGACGATGGTTGGATGGCATTGGACATTGGTCCTAAGTCAGTTGAAGAATTTGAAGCTGTTCTTAAAGATGCAAAGACTGTTGTTTGGAATGGACCTATGGGTGTGTTCGAAATGGAAAACTTTGCTAAAGGAACCCTTGAAGTTGGCCAATTCCTTGGTGGTTTAACTGAAGCTACTACAATTGTTGGTGGTGGTGATTCAACCGCTGCTGTTAAGCAATTAGGTGTTTCTGACAAGCTTACCCACATTTCAACTGGTGGTGGAGCTTCACTTGAATACCTTGAAGGTAAAACCCTTCCAGGAATTGCTGCAATCGACAACAAATAA
- the tpiA gene encoding triose-phosphate isomerase, whose translation MRTPFIAGNWKMNLSVKEAVDFLNQLAGKLPDPSKTETAIAASPLFLESMVENSGDLPLIIAAENCFYEDSGAYTGETSPLALAEMGVTHVIIGHSERRKYFKETDDIINKKVQAAFRNGLTPIICCDETMSRRESPDRISWVVSQVTNALKGISDEQARTIIVAYEPSWAIGSGKTASASEAEEGCYLIRQTIADLYSDEIANEVRVLYGGSVNDSNSAEILSQNDIDGVLAGGASLKPDSFLKLANFLEK comes from the coding sequence ATGAGAACTCCATTTATCGCAGGAAATTGGAAGATGAATCTTTCCGTTAAGGAGGCAGTTGATTTCTTGAATCAATTGGCTGGCAAGCTACCAGATCCATCAAAAACAGAAACGGCCATTGCGGCATCACCGTTATTTTTAGAGAGTATGGTTGAAAATAGTGGGGATTTACCACTAATTATTGCCGCTGAAAATTGTTTTTACGAAGATTCTGGTGCTTATACAGGTGAAACCAGCCCGTTAGCACTTGCTGAGATGGGGGTAACTCATGTTATCATCGGCCATTCAGAACGTCGTAAGTATTTCAAAGAAACTGATGATATCATCAACAAAAAGGTTCAAGCAGCATTTAGAAACGGTTTAACTCCAATTATTTGTTGCGATGAAACTATGAGTCGCCGAGAATCACCTGATCGAATCTCATGGGTGGTTAGCCAAGTAACCAATGCTTTGAAGGGAATTTCCGACGAACAAGCACGGACTATTATCGTCGCTTACGAACCTAGTTGGGCGATTGGTAGTGGAAAGACTGCTAGTGCATCTGAAGCCGAAGAAGGATGTTATTTAATTAGACAAACCATTGCTGACTTATACTCAGATGAGATTGCCAACGAAGTAAGAGTTTTATATGGCGGTAGCGTGAATGATAGCAACTCTGCCGAAATTTTATCTCAAAACGATATTGATGGAGTTTTAGCTGGTGGAGCAAGTCTTAAGCCAGATTCATTTTTAAAATTAGCTAACTTCCTTGAAAAATAG
- the whiA gene encoding DNA-binding protein WhiA, translated as MSYASEVKKELTSLTVHRDNAKAELMALIRMNGSISLKNHHFILNVSSENPAIARRMYKLLTQFYGITGELSVRKQMKLKKNNLYILRVNERAAELLDDLKIFDGVQIVDRVPIELLKKDSQIRSYLRGAFLAGGSVNNPETSRYHLEIYSLYENHNDMIAEMMQGYNLPARTTKRRSGYITYIKEAEKIADFLQLIGATSSMLKFEDIRIVRDMRNSVNRLVNCENANMNKVASAASRQIENIKLIDDTVGLNQLPDKLAQIAQTRLNHPEVSLKELGEMVPGGPISKSGVNHRLRKINEFAEKLGSEETA; from the coding sequence ATGTCTTACGCAAGTGAGGTAAAAAAAGAGCTTACGTCATTGACTGTTCACCGTGATAATGCCAAAGCTGAATTAATGGCATTGATCAGAATGAACGGCTCAATTTCGCTAAAAAACCACCACTTCATATTGAATGTTTCATCTGAAAATCCCGCTATCGCCAGAAGAATGTATAAGCTGCTGACGCAGTTTTACGGTATTACTGGTGAACTAAGCGTTCGGAAGCAAATGAAGCTTAAAAAGAACAATCTGTACATCTTAAGGGTTAATGAGCGGGCAGCAGAACTATTAGATGACCTTAAAATCTTTGACGGTGTCCAGATTGTTGATCGCGTTCCGATTGAGTTGCTTAAAAAGGATTCTCAAATTCGTTCTTATTTAAGAGGGGCTTTTTTGGCCGGAGGATCTGTTAACAACCCCGAAACCTCCAGATATCATCTGGAAATCTACTCACTGTATGAAAATCATAACGATATGATTGCAGAAATGATGCAAGGGTATAATTTACCAGCCCGAACAACTAAGCGCCGGAGTGGGTATATTACCTACATTAAGGAAGCTGAAAAAATTGCTGATTTTCTTCAGCTAATTGGAGCAACTAGTTCCATGCTTAAATTTGAAGACATTCGAATTGTTCGCGATATGAGAAACTCAGTTAATCGTTTGGTAAACTGCGAAAATGCCAATATGAACAAGGTAGCAAGTGCTGCCAGTCGACAAATTGAAAACATCAAGTTGATTGATGACACAGTAGGGTTAAACCAACTGCCTGACAAGCTGGCACAAATTGCCCAGACTCGATTAAACCATCCGGAAGTGAGCTTAAAGGAATTAGGCGAAATGGTTCCCGGTGGCCCAATATCAAAGTCTGGAGTTAATCATCGACTTAGAAAAATTAATGAGTTTGCTGAGAAATTAGGTTCAGAAGAAACTGCATAA
- the eno gene encoding phosphopyruvate hydratase, which produces MSIISDIYAREVLDSRGNPTVEVELYTEAGAMGRGIVPSGASTGEHEAVELRDGDKDRYMGKGVQKAVDNVNNIIAKEIVGYDVTDQLAIDKAMIELDGTPNKGKLGANAILGVSLAAARAAADELEVPLYNYLGGFNGHTLPTPMLNVINGGKHANNKVDFQEFMIMPVGAPTIKEAIRWSSETFHNLKNLLNERGYSTAVGDEGGFAPDLKNNEEPFEILVEAIQRAGYKPGKDIAIAFDCASSEFYNTETKKYDLVGDGKSYTAEEFVGLLEEIVDKYPVISIEDPLDENEWEDWQMATERLGKKVQIVGDDLFVTNTDYLKKGIDSGVANSILIKLNQIGTLTETVHAVEMAKEAGYTAIISHRSGETEDTTISDLVVALNAGQIKTGSMSRGERIAKYNQLMRIEDQLGDVAEYKGIDAFYNLKSEARQNITNK; this is translated from the coding sequence ATGTCAATTATTTCTGATATTTATGCTCGTGAAGTCCTAGATTCACGTGGTAACCCAACTGTTGAAGTTGAACTATATACTGAAGCAGGTGCAATGGGTCGTGGAATCGTTCCTTCAGGTGCTTCAACCGGTGAACACGAAGCTGTTGAACTTCGTGATGGTGATAAGGACCGTTACATGGGCAAGGGCGTACAAAAAGCCGTTGACAATGTAAACAACATCATCGCTAAAGAAATTGTTGGTTACGATGTAACTGACCAATTAGCTATCGATAAAGCAATGATCGAATTAGATGGTACTCCAAACAAGGGTAAGTTAGGTGCTAACGCAATTCTTGGTGTTTCATTAGCTGCTGCTCGTGCTGCTGCTGACGAACTTGAAGTTCCATTGTATAACTACCTTGGTGGTTTCAATGGTCACACATTGCCAACACCAATGCTTAACGTTATCAATGGTGGAAAGCACGCCAACAACAAGGTTGATTTCCAAGAATTTATGATCATGCCTGTTGGTGCCCCAACTATCAAAGAAGCTATTCGTTGGAGTTCAGAAACATTCCATAACTTAAAGAACCTTTTGAACGAACGCGGTTACTCAACTGCTGTTGGTGACGAAGGTGGATTTGCTCCTGACTTAAAGAACAACGAAGAACCATTCGAAATCCTTGTTGAAGCAATTCAACGTGCCGGCTACAAGCCAGGTAAGGATATTGCAATTGCTTTTGATTGCGCATCATCAGAATTCTACAACACTGAAACTAAGAAGTACGACTTAGTTGGTGACGGTAAGTCATACACTGCTGAAGAATTCGTTGGTTTGCTTGAAGAAATCGTTGACAAGTACCCAGTTATCTCAATCGAAGACCCATTGGATGAGAATGAATGGGAAGATTGGCAAATGGCTACTGAACGCCTTGGTAAGAAGGTTCAAATCGTTGGTGATGACTTGTTCGTTACTAACACTGACTACCTTAAAAAGGGTATTGACAGTGGCGTAGCTAACTCAATCCTAATCAAGCTTAACCAAATTGGTACTTTAACTGAAACAGTTCACGCTGTTGAAATGGCTAAAGAAGCTGGTTACACTGCAATCATTTCTCACCGTTCAGGTGAAACTGAAGACACAACTATCTCTGACTTAGTTGTTGCCTTGAATGCAGGCCAAATCAAGACTGGTTCAATGAGTCGTGGCGAACGTATTGCTAAGTACAACCAATTGATGAGAATCGAAGATCAACTTGGTGACGTAGCTGAATACAAGGGTATCGACGCATTCTACAACTTGAAATCAGAAGCACGTCAAAACATTACTAACAAGTAA
- the gap gene encoding type I glyceraldehyde-3-phosphate dehydrogenase translates to MTVKIGINGFGRIGRLAFKRIHELHSDEIEVVAINDLTTPDMLAYLLKYDSTHGRFNGEVSSTDKGIVVDGKEIPVYAERNAADLKWVANDGVDYVLECTGFYTSKEKSQAHIDAGAKRVLISAPAGPIKTVVPGVNLDVLNSDDVIVSAGSCTTNCLAPMAYFLNQEFGLEVGTMTTVHAFTASQQILDGPKSKKKRVNRTASANTIPHSTGAAKAIGLVIPELDGKLQGHAQRVGVVDGSLTELTTILNKKVTAEEVNEAIKKHTVDNEAFGWNEDEIVSSDIIDDDHGSVFDPTQTEVTTAGDKQLVKTVAWYDNEWGFTCNMVRTLLKFATL, encoded by the coding sequence ATGACTGTAAAGATTGGTATTAATGGTTTTGGCCGTATTGGTCGTTTGGCATTCAAACGTATTCACGAATTGCACTCTGACGAAATTGAAGTTGTTGCAATTAATGATTTAACTACACCTGACATGTTGGCATACCTTTTGAAGTATGACTCAACTCATGGTCGTTTTAACGGTGAAGTTTCATCAACTGACAAGGGTATTGTTGTTGATGGTAAGGAAATCCCTGTTTACGCCGAAAGAAACGCAGCTGACTTGAAGTGGGTTGCTAACGATGGTGTTGACTACGTTCTTGAATGTACTGGTTTTTACACTTCAAAGGAAAAGTCACAAGCACATATCGATGCTGGTGCAAAGCGTGTCTTGATCTCAGCTCCTGCTGGTCCTATCAAGACTGTTGTTCCTGGTGTTAACTTGGACGTATTGAACTCAGACGATGTTATCGTTTCAGCTGGTTCATGTACTACAAACTGTTTAGCACCTATGGCTTACTTCTTGAACCAAGAATTTGGTCTTGAAGTTGGTACCATGACTACTGTTCATGCATTCACTGCTTCACAACAAATCCTTGATGGTCCTAAGTCAAAGAAGAAGCGTGTTAACAGAACTGCTAGTGCAAACACTATTCCTCATTCAACTGGTGCAGCCAAGGCTATTGGCTTGGTTATCCCAGAACTTGACGGTAAACTTCAAGGACACGCACAACGTGTTGGTGTTGTAGATGGTTCATTGACTGAATTGACTACTATCCTTAACAAGAAAGTTACTGCTGAAGAAGTTAACGAAGCAATCAAGAAGCACACTGTTGATAACGAAGCATTTGGTTGGAACGAAGACGAAATCGTATCATCTGATATTATTGATGATGACCACGGTTCAGTATTTGACCCAACTCAAACTGAAGTTACCACTGCCGGTGACAAGCAATTAGTTAAGACTGTTGCTTGGTACGACAACGAATGGGGCTTCACTTGCAACATGGTTCGTACTTTATTGAAGTTTGCTACTCTTTAA